A window of the Desulfobacula toluolica Tol2 genome harbors these coding sequences:
- a CDS encoding sulfotransferase family protein — MGIKLVSQPFIENAVKTSGLEDFGGDTFKQGLEVLINSLNNDLDLAEGTAGYFQQMITQILVNRLQVTQLIKDHPEIKGEEIKAPIIIVGLPRTGTTITQTLMALDPLSRFLRNFESAGAVCPPPPLLPHMPDPRIQSSYDAMEGLFSMAPELRGINGINFMALGTAECQNLMAHEFIHAGWSAGSSLFSHGNWLGDCDMTKAYEWHKRLLQVFQWKLPNEYWVLKAPIHLFGLESLLKTYPDARIIFTHRDPFEAMVSGVSLVSRWTQLTTGQVNIPAIANWYPALWVKGLERALEVRKKLREEQVFDVFHTDLSQYPIVSMKKIYEHFDIPFSRTVQKRMQVWLWDNPRSKFGSHLCNASELGIDPDLEKERFGFYLNRL, encoded by the coding sequence ATGGGAATTAAGCTTGTATCACAGCCGTTTATAGAGAATGCTGTTAAGACATCCGGCCTGGAGGATTTCGGTGGAGATACCTTTAAACAGGGCCTGGAAGTGCTGATCAATTCCCTGAACAATGACCTGGACCTGGCTGAAGGCACTGCCGGGTATTTTCAGCAGATGATCACTCAGATCCTTGTCAACCGGCTGCAGGTTACCCAGTTGATAAAAGATCATCCTGAAATTAAGGGTGAAGAAATTAAGGCCCCCATTATTATCGTGGGACTGCCCAGGACCGGCACCACCATTACCCAGACCCTGATGGCTTTGGATCCATTGTCCCGGTTCCTGAGAAATTTTGAATCCGCAGGTGCTGTCTGCCCGCCGCCCCCTTTGTTACCCCACATGCCTGATCCAAGGATACAATCAAGTTACGATGCCATGGAAGGGTTGTTCTCAATGGCACCTGAGCTGCGGGGAATCAACGGAATTAATTTCATGGCCCTTGGCACCGCAGAATGCCAGAACCTCATGGCCCATGAATTTATTCATGCGGGCTGGAGTGCCGGGTCCAGCCTGTTCAGTCACGGCAATTGGTTGGGGGACTGCGACATGACCAAGGCCTATGAATGGCACAAACGCCTGCTCCAGGTTTTCCAGTGGAAACTACCCAATGAGTACTGGGTACTCAAGGCTCCCATTCACCTGTTCGGCCTGGAGTCCCTTTTAAAGACCTATCCCGACGCCAGAATCATATTTACACACCGGGATCCATTTGAAGCCATGGTGTCCGGTGTCAGCCTGGTTTCCCGTTGGACGCAACTCACCACTGGTCAGGTGAATATCCCGGCCATAGCGAACTGGTATCCTGCTCTTTGGGTCAAGGGGCTCGAGCGGGCCTTAGAGGTTCGAAAAAAATTGAGGGAGGAACAGGTTTTTGATGTGTTTCACACAGATCTGAGCCAGTATCCGATAGTATCCATGAAAAAAATATACGAACACTTTGATATACCCTTCAGCCGAACGGTCCAAAAACGGATGCAGGTCTGGCTGTGGGACAATCCCCGTTCAAAATTCGGCAGCCACTTATGTAATGCATCTGAACTGGGAATTGACCCGGACCTGGAAAAAGAACGGTTCGGTTTTTACCTTAACCGCTTGTAA
- a CDS encoding TetR/AcrR family transcriptional regulator, with translation MPKSKSKNTQKELFEAGIKVFAKKGYRDATVREICKKAGAANINAVNYYFGSKEKLYREILDAIFSAYDRFDQEDWDRKTPREQLRSMISNFCAMLYKNNAFASDITSIFISEMTRPSPFIKELVDTYNRPRIKRHIKMFRDLLGEDATDDMARDCLVSVAGQLLYYSFAWPVFSRLFPDYSADERYEQWAAHVYEFSLGGIEAVRNNIFKKKENTHGN, from the coding sequence ATGCCGAAAAGTAAATCAAAAAATACTCAAAAAGAATTATTTGAAGCAGGCATCAAAGTATTCGCTAAAAAGGGATATCGGGACGCAACTGTCAGGGAAATCTGTAAAAAAGCAGGGGCAGCCAACATTAATGCTGTTAATTATTATTTCGGATCCAAGGAAAAACTGTACCGTGAAATTCTGGATGCCATTTTTTCCGCTTATGATCGGTTTGACCAGGAGGACTGGGATCGAAAAACACCCCGGGAGCAGCTCAGGTCAATGATTTCAAATTTCTGCGCCATGCTCTATAAGAACAATGCTTTTGCCTCGGACATCACATCCATTTTTATCTCCGAGATGACCCGGCCCTCCCCGTTCATCAAAGAGCTGGTGGATACCTATAATCGGCCCCGGATCAAGCGGCATATAAAGATGTTCCGGGATCTTTTAGGAGAGGATGCGACAGATGACATGGCCCGGGACTGCCTGGTATCTGTGGCCGGACAACTGCTTTACTACAGTTTTGCATGGCCGGTTTTTTCACGGCTGTTTCCAGATTATTCTGCGGATGAGAGATATGAACAATGGGCCGCCCATGTATATGAATTTTCTTTGGGAGGTATTGAGGCGGTACGAAACAACATTTTCAAAAAAAAGGAGAACACCCATGGGAATTAA
- a CDS encoding RluA family pseudouridine synthase — translation MIKSKIKIRYRYVPAGISILYEDQDIIVIDKSSGLLSVKAKYEKEKTAHQLLINYVRKGNPRAKVNLFVVHRLDRETSGVLVFAKSFKIREKFANQWDNVEKKYLAIVHGNLAKKNGIIESYLAEGDDYMMRSVENPEEGKFAKTKYKVKNESKNYSILEIDLLTGKKNQIRVHLSELGHPIVGDLKYGENERGRLALHAFSIKFKHPFNNQEMKFETKIPEFFTNYFKPQGKIGANKQPRY, via the coding sequence GTGATTAAATCAAAAATAAAAATAAGATATAGATATGTGCCTGCCGGCATCAGTATCCTGTATGAGGATCAGGACATCATTGTCATTGATAAGAGTTCAGGTCTTTTGAGCGTTAAAGCAAAGTACGAAAAAGAAAAGACAGCACATCAATTGCTTATAAATTACGTTAGAAAAGGCAATCCAAGGGCAAAAGTCAACCTGTTTGTTGTACATCGTTTGGATCGTGAGACATCTGGAGTGTTGGTCTTTGCTAAAAGCTTCAAAATTCGTGAGAAATTTGCAAACCAGTGGGACAATGTAGAAAAAAAATACCTGGCTATCGTCCATGGTAATTTAGCAAAAAAGAATGGAATCATTGAATCTTATCTTGCTGAAGGAGACGATTATATGATGCGATCTGTCGAAAACCCAGAAGAAGGAAAGTTTGCCAAGACTAAATATAAGGTAAAAAATGAGTCTAAAAACTATAGTATATTGGAAATTGATCTTTTAACGGGCAAAAAAAATCAAATCCGTGTTCACTTATCCGAACTTGGGCATCCCATTGTCGGTGATTTAAAGTATGGTGAAAATGAGAGGGGGCGTTTGGCATTACATGCTTTTTCGATCAAATTTAAACACCCCTTTAACAATCAAGAAATGAAGTTTGAAACTAAAATACCTGAATTTTTTACAAACTATTTTAAGCCCCAGGGCAAAATCGGGGCTAACAAACAGCCACGATACTGA
- a CDS encoding DUF4198 domain-containing protein, with protein MFKTCKFKTYNFFLFSLISCFVCLPSVLAHEFIIKPVLMSVEPGEKVPFSVISAHVFMVSQEMEPADKVEVSMIKGDAVTPLKLTSNPILMSQDGIVLCKEHGYSILAGHRKGMIWTQTTQGYKQGGKKGLKNVVSASKKYEKFCKTIIRAGKADNGYGKIINDKLEIVPLTDPGTVKINTEMEFKIIYDGKPFSTDVFATYDGFSANPNTYAYFTQCNSQGIAKVKITHPGNWMVRIQTESKQAGQDYDIHVMRAILVFEVK; from the coding sequence ATGTTCAAAACCTGTAAATTTAAAACTTATAATTTTTTTTTATTCTCATTAATAAGCTGTTTTGTCTGCCTGCCATCTGTTTTGGCCCATGAATTTATCATAAAGCCTGTTTTGATGAGTGTTGAGCCTGGCGAAAAGGTTCCTTTCAGCGTAATCTCTGCCCATGTGTTCATGGTAAGTCAAGAAATGGAACCGGCAGATAAAGTGGAGGTCTCAATGATCAAGGGTGATGCTGTGACCCCCTTAAAACTTACGTCCAATCCAATACTGATGTCCCAAGACGGAATTGTCCTGTGCAAAGAGCACGGCTATTCAATTCTCGCCGGTCACAGAAAGGGTATGATTTGGACCCAGACCACCCAAGGGTATAAGCAGGGCGGGAAAAAAGGACTAAAAAATGTGGTCTCAGCCAGTAAAAAATATGAGAAATTTTGTAAAACCATTATCAGGGCAGGCAAGGCAGACAATGGATACGGCAAAATAATAAATGATAAACTTGAGATCGTGCCTTTGACAGATCCGGGTACTGTCAAGATTAATACGGAAATGGAATTTAAAATTATTTATGATGGCAAACCCTTCTCTACAGATGTCTTTGCCACCTATGACGGTTTCAGCGCAAACCCCAACACCTATGCATATTTTACACAATGCAATAGCCAGGGCATTGCAAAGGTAAAAATAACCCACCCGGGCAACTGGATGGTCCGTATTCAAACCGAGTCCAAACAGGCAGGCCAGGATTATGATATCCATGTAATGAGAGCCATTCTGGTATTTGAGGTGAAATAA
- a CDS encoding TonB-dependent receptor, whose product MIYHQRFRFKFTVITLFALMLLQGYAWASESSKVLKIDEVTVQGQSCKISPPPPSATIITQDQLQNHFLDKPLYIMEKVPGVAIQDYSQGAVASAFTMRGLRLGHNTGVAIFVDGVPLNESTSHGDGYGDFNAVIPEDIAYVEVIKGPSSALYGQFARAGVVNIVTKHRGDFNRIKFGLGDWDRQRFQMSMGRETGKLNSVFGADITKQDGKTSNSEMVKANVTGKFTYDFSEDLTGSLALNLYTVDWDHPEYLTQAQWDAGDFWSAKPLGGGKRDRYGFNTNWTYDLSDDDFLNFLFYAYRSNLTRYRDKDTRVDEEYHDRDIYGGSTSYVWNTELGGMANNLILGFDGQVELTHTINAQNPSRIRTAREIVTVDGESTIMTYSMFLQNQLALTDAWKLTAGGRYDHISGDLDDSLTGISTDMEDYNIFSPKAGIEYTPLAGYTFFTTYGEGFKLPNGFDKFKYPDLKKETYTQYELGVRMSPLPNLETTLTGFILDVEDEILIDAAADTKTNTGETRRKGIELSLDYALLDHLQLYGTLSYIKGEYENYISNGVDYSGTDIELVPNWIYSFGAEWRPPQGFFAGFDTRFVGEGEKNKYEVGYNGIREKTIDYLVTDLQLGYQYKNYSIALDITNIFDERYPAYESSSSYRTANPRGCFLSFTMTY is encoded by the coding sequence ATGATATATCACCAAAGGTTTCGGTTTAAATTTACAGTAATAACGCTATTTGCCCTGATGCTTTTACAGGGATATGCATGGGCTTCAGAGTCAAGCAAAGTTCTTAAAATAGACGAAGTTACAGTTCAAGGCCAATCCTGCAAAATCTCGCCGCCTCCTCCTTCGGCAACCATAATAACACAAGACCAATTACAGAACCATTTTTTGGATAAACCATTGTATATCATGGAAAAAGTTCCTGGGGTTGCCATTCAGGATTATAGCCAGGGGGCAGTTGCCAGTGCTTTTACAATGCGGGGGCTTAGGCTTGGCCATAACACGGGTGTCGCCATATTCGTCGATGGGGTGCCTTTAAACGAATCGACTTCCCATGGGGACGGGTATGGTGATTTCAATGCCGTAATACCCGAAGATATTGCCTATGTTGAGGTCATCAAGGGACCATCGTCTGCCCTTTACGGGCAATTTGCCAGGGCCGGCGTGGTCAATATAGTTACAAAACACAGGGGCGATTTCAACCGCATAAAGTTTGGCCTCGGGGATTGGGACCGCCAGAGGTTCCAGATGTCTATGGGCCGTGAAACCGGTAAGCTGAACTCTGTTTTTGGGGCGGACATTACCAAACAGGATGGCAAAACCTCAAACTCTGAAATGGTAAAGGCAAACGTAACAGGGAAGTTTACCTATGATTTCAGTGAAGATCTAACAGGTTCTCTTGCTTTAAATCTTTATACTGTGGATTGGGATCATCCTGAATATCTTACCCAGGCCCAATGGGATGCTGGCGATTTCTGGAGCGCCAAGCCCCTTGGGGGAGGAAAAAGAGACCGATATGGTTTTAATACCAACTGGACATATGATCTTTCAGACGATGATTTTTTAAATTTTTTATTCTATGCCTACCGATCAAACCTTACCCGCTATAGGGACAAGGATACCCGGGTGGATGAAGAATATCATGATCGAGATATTTATGGCGGAAGCACAAGTTATGTATGGAATACTGAACTTGGCGGCATGGCAAACAACCTTATCTTGGGTTTTGACGGCCAGGTAGAATTGACACATACCATCAACGCCCAGAATCCCAGCCGAATTCGCACAGCTCGTGAGATCGTGACAGTGGATGGCGAGAGTACAATAATGACCTATTCCATGTTTTTACAAAACCAACTGGCCCTGACAGATGCCTGGAAACTTACCGCAGGCGGCAGATATGACCATATATCCGGAGATTTGGACGATTCTTTGACAGGAATATCCACTGATATGGAAGACTATAATATCTTCAGCCCCAAGGCAGGCATCGAGTATACTCCTCTTGCCGGGTATACCTTTTTTACCACATATGGAGAAGGTTTTAAACTGCCCAATGGATTTGATAAATTCAAATACCCTGACCTGAAAAAGGAAACCTATACTCAATACGAATTAGGAGTCAGGATGAGTCCTCTGCCTAATCTGGAAACGACATTGACAGGATTTATTCTCGATGTTGAGGATGAAATATTAATTGATGCGGCAGCCGACACCAAGACCAATACAGGTGAAACCCGCCGTAAAGGGATTGAGCTGTCCTTGGATTATGCGCTCTTGGATCATCTGCAATTGTACGGCACACTTTCTTATATCAAGGGAGAATATGAAAATTATATCAGCAACGGTGTAGACTATTCCGGTACGGATATCGAACTTGTTCCCAACTGGATCTATAGTTTCGGTGCTGAATGGAGACCCCCTCAAGGATTTTTTGCCGGTTTTGACACCCGGTTTGTAGGAGAAGGCGAAAAAAATAAATATGAGGTCGGTTATAATGGTATCAGGGAGAAAACCATTGATTATCTGGTTACTGACCTTCAGTTGGGTTACCAGTATAAAAATTACTCGATAGCATTGGATATTACCAATATTTTTGATGAAAGGTATCCGGCTTATGAGTCCTCATCTTCTTATAGAACGGCCAATCCACGCGGGTGCTTTTTGAGTTTCACCATGACCTATTAG